The sequence below is a genomic window from Desulforamulus hydrothermalis Lam5 = DSM 18033.
CTTGGTTTCCCGGCCTGCCACTTTGATGACACCCACATTAAAATGATGCTGGCCAAAGGCTTCTCCATTGAGGATGCCAGGGACTACTGCTTAATGGGTTGCGTTGAGCCGCAGAAATCAGGCCGGATTTATCAATGGACATCCACCGGTTACACCCAGTGGCCCATCGCCATCGAATTTGTTTTCACCCGCGGCGTCATGAGATGGTGCGGCAAAAAGGAAGGTCTTGATACCGGCGACCTGGACAACTTTAAGACCTATGAAGAATTTGACGCAGCCTGCAAAAAGCAAATTGAACACATTATTCGCTTATCTGCCATCGGCACGGTAATCAGCCAACGGGTGCACAGAGACCTTGCTCCCAAACCGCTGATGTCTATTCTGGTTGAAGGTTGCATGGAAAAAGGTAAAGATGTAACCAGCGGCGGTGCCCTGGTTAACTACGGCCCTGGCATTGTCTTCTCCGGTTTGGGAACTTATGCCGATTCCATGGCCGCAGTTAAAAAGCTGGTATTTGATGACAAGAAATATACCCTGAAACAAATTCGGGATGCCCTGGACGCAAACTTTGAAGGCTACGAAGCCGTTCGCACAGATTGTTTAAATGCGCCCAAATATGGTAATGATGATGACTATGCAGACTTCATTGCCGCCGATATTATTAACTGGACCGAGCGGGTTCTTAACACTTACAAAATGCTGTATTCCCGCTTCTCCTTAGGCACCTTGTCCATTTCCAACAACACACCCTTTGGCGAACTTACCGGTGCCACACCTAACGGGCGGCTTGCCTGGAGCCCCCTGTCAGACGGCATCAGTCCCACCCAGGGTGCGGATAAATATGGCCCCACAGCCATTATTAAATCGGTCAGCAAGCTGAGCAACGAGTCCATGAACATTGGCATGGTGCACAACTTCAAGCTCTTGCGGGGTATTTTGGAAACGCCGGAAGGAGAAAACGGACTGATTACCCTGCTGCGCACTGCATCTATTCTTGGCAACGGCCAAATGCAATTCAGTTATGTTGACAATGAAATCTTGAAAAAAGCCCAGGCCGAGCCGGATAAGTACCGCGACTTAATTATCCGGGTAGCCGGTTACAGCGCTTACTTCGTTGAACTGTGCAAGGAAGTTCAGGATGAAATTATCAGCAGAACGGTTTTGGATAAGTTTTAATTAGCTGTCTATCTGCGGAATATCTGAAGAAACTGACTTCTTCAGGTATTCCGCCCAATAAGGAGGGAGAGAAGTCCACATGTCGGCAAATCAAACAGCAATTGCGATGAAGGAAAAACTAAATGCCCAATTTGCCAGAAAAGGTATCTTTACCGGTCTCTTTAGCGGATGCACCTGGGGCATGAACAATGTGCTGCTGGGGCTTGCCCTGGGCCTCGTTCCGGCTCTGGGGGATGAATACGCCGTATATGCCATTCCGTTAGCCGCCGCTTGCATGAACGACTCTTTGGCAGGACTCTGGCTGCTTCTCTACAACGGAGGGGCGGGGCGCTTCCAGGAAATTATTCGCAGTCTTAAAACTTTTCCCGGTCTTATGGTTTGTGTAGCTGCTTTATTGGGCGGTCCGGTGGCAAACAGCGGCTATCTGTTGGGAATTTCCATGGCCGGTGCAGCCTATGCGTTAACCATTACTGCCTTATATCCCATTGTGGGTGCGATTCTCTCCCGGATTTTTCTTAAACAACAAATTGTTCCCCGTGTTTGGGTAGGTATGCTGCTTTCGGTTGTGGGCGCCATTGTTATATCTTATGTACCGCCGGAAGGCGGCAACAGCGAAAACTTCTACCTGGGCATTCTCTTTGCTTCTTTAGCTGCCCTGGGTTGGGGTTCTGAAGCAGTTTTGGCTGTATACGGCATGTCCATGATTGACCCCAAAATTGCCATTAACATTCGTGAGTTAACTTCCGGTCTGGTTCTGGCACTCTTTGTTCTACCCATCGTGGGCGGCTGGACGGTAATTTCCAAAGTCATAACTGTGCCTTCAGCCTTCGGAGCCTTCGCCATTGCCGCATTGGCAGCCGGGGTGTCTTACCTGGCGTGGTATAAGGCTAATACTACCATCGGGGTGGCCAAAGGTATGGCACTGAACGGCACTTACGTCATGTGGGGTGTGATTTTCTCGGTGCTCTTCTTAGACCAGCCCCTGACACAAAACCTGGCCATTGGCAGCGGCCTGGTGCTGGTTGGCGCTACCCTGGTGGCTATTAACCCGAAAGAATTCTTTACTAAATAAGGGGGGCAAAGTTATGGCCGGCATATTACCACTGCGCTTTAGAATATTGCATCACCTGTCAACCGTAGACAAAGCAAGTGTCGATGAGGTTATGAAGGCACTGGAGCCCGAATACGGTACGGAGAAACAATTTAAAAAAGAAGTTTTTCTTGATCACCTCTTAGATATGAAAGCTAACTTTATTATTGATGACAACGAAGCAGTCATTAACGACAAAGGCGAATTGGTAATTTATTACTCCATTAATGAAGAAGGCAGGACGCTTCTTAAAAAATATCTGCCCAAATGGTGGCAGAAGCATTAATTAATAATCGGTAGCAATTATAAGGGACGGGGACAAGATGAATACAGAAACAATAAGCATCTTAGAAAGAAAAGCGAGAATTTTCAATGTCCAGAAATATTCCATTTACGATGGACCCGGCGTAAGAACGCTAATATTTTTTAAAGGTTGTCCTTTGCGCTGCAAGTGGTGTTCTAACCCGGAGGGACTGGAAAGAAAATTCCAGGTAATGTTCAAAGAAGACTTATGCATTAATTGTGGCAGTTGTATTCCTGTTTGTCCCCTCCAAATTCATTACTTTACGGAAGACGGCAAGCAAGTAAAGCATCAGGTAAACAGGAGCGTTAACTGTGCAGGC
It includes:
- a CDS encoding DMT family transporter — its product is MSANQTAIAMKEKLNAQFARKGIFTGLFSGCTWGMNNVLLGLALGLVPALGDEYAVYAIPLAAACMNDSLAGLWLLLYNGGAGRFQEIIRSLKTFPGLMVCVAALLGGPVANSGYLLGISMAGAAYALTITALYPIVGAILSRIFLKQQIVPRVWVGMLLSVVGAIVISYVPPEGGNSENFYLGILFASLAALGWGSEAVLAVYGMSMIDPKIAINIRELTSGLVLALFVLPIVGGWTVISKVITVPSAFGAFAIAALAAGVSYLAWYKANTTIGVAKGMALNGTYVMWGVIFSVLFLDQPLTQNLAIGSGLVLVGATLVAINPKEFFTK